A region of Moorena producens PAL-8-15-08-1 DNA encodes the following proteins:
- a CDS encoding DUF4347 domain-containing protein, whose product MIADDNSSKTSPSSWDYLKLMSVNAPVSVAKCNLDNTITAKSLTWVKRSLGSKILVVIAPDVESPEFLANGVIDGADSLILRSDTDGVRQITLALAAGCYRSLHVISHGSPGRVYLPQTVLCVETLDRYRGELLEWGVDEVALYGCRVGAYEAGQLLLNQLYKTTRYKLKASSKDVGCCSHSWKLEGIKSEEKNWNNNLYPIKVSILESYGAILGTIRPASNSELISNLDPNIFPYIRAEQTEFNEKLYYPGFDVEYGWEMWVYDGVNAPQMVKDIFKGNFRTGTAYSSKPRGLVVHNEYLYFLAADHYSYNQLWRLSSGDNITSIYDFDYPRNSLETTQGYGALGSSFTTILSYNGNLYFEAFDGKDVLEGEENRGIWTYSGGGEPTLLARYRDESPRNVSNGTLNAFYTRDENIVGFSEHIYFRAFGPANGNGIDLYRYHLGSDQPPELFLDAGSQPPQNLTVFKDKLYFAHKTGTYGNELWVYDGINPPAILIDINKGYGNQEYKDSNPQFLTLFQDNLYFAANTFETGYDMWIFDGINEPLRFNEYAQTNLKFTAMQDITVFNNKLYFVASDPDIQDSYGIWSYNGVTAPQLVANLGNSGGAGGAIEFVVINGTLHFWGGKSHEPGQARSGYSLWVLDEGASLPIINYRPNIQEIVPEESSYSFEDNLIIKTSKVYDKNGYDDIVRIDFELLQSSSDSDRNSYTSIVPGINNEKLPSIESFLQFNDEPNVATFDYSIDLGQYTRPDDSGLKLESGQYRLKAVAEDKSGLRSEAFFADFTIQNDPEIQFEINPTYHVTQDLKLEMARVFDEDGYYNVSHIEVKVTNVFNEVVHVETLGRGDISKANSNILDDREGKFDVTIDLDDFKHGQHTILVTAYDEQNGSSSSEKTFTVNNLGLDRWWATAGADKVLPVTWTTVVKETGDYELDLDFKANFGDEEWDFFFSDNLLAPDDPRSKVTIKSLDSSFTREVFGEKPSLAGEDFFARLGTLEAGTYEITFNAKVPSIPVIEELVLELDGSGRSNDQTLSTLFVADHPAPNLRKDEVQEIHNLIKNYAPVLAFESGRLPAGGGKEKHALTLDVTNYALPEDANHPAYSSYWEQRVEHDDPNIEGFVPGGSRNSVVNLIDYKSGTQRSASEGKIYAAPLIKDPNNPTELAVNYYFHYGRSNWADHNGNNTHQGDWEGITLYFKRQEVNRTLQWVPDRASFAQHIRLRGLSDGGDTYRWDFLNKYPASTRPVVYVGLGGHASYGYSGKKDDAFWATEWHRGGGVVKVPEIEVLPRVGHYTPGIDTEFPDWLLFPGKWGQIDEGQEFVDLEITSSGDDGPDGPVFQDQGFGRGERWFDPWEWSSGFNLPLIAADDELTESSASKIQLNLLENDNYSNITIKQAGQSITRPPYIYITEDPQHGDISVELVNGQHKVFYIPHGDYLGQDSFSYRLIDPGKDPEFRNYTSILSTFSAGVTRAPLLRTAAKFFDPFASFLDLGTIAATYETSEIATVTVNLNNLTLKGDVKDNVIQNYGNSGADIIRGNDQNNDLKGFGGDDTLEGGAGNDTLDGGFGFDLLDGGDGNDTTTYAFYSGRIKANLQTGVVEFPGNSNRTDTLVNIENVDGALDNDILTGNNLNNTLNGLLGNDTLNGAAGDDTLDGGAGNDSLDGGTGADKMVGGTGNDTYYIDNVNDQIVENSNEGVDTVISSINYTLDSTGALNKLTLISNAIQGYGNGISNTITGNDQNNDLKGFAGADTLKGGAGDDTIEPGTGIDEITLGSGVDEIRGTLQELNGDFVEDFTSSDKIIVLGEAFSSLDVTNAGNNVSQLTFGSASIDLRGEFTADDFSVVTSGTGDNVSTTISMVYSPVFPIGAEIELQIFSPNLQNPISDPLQVTVSDDVEVLSSNIVSRGNSRIVKHSFDISSDSIFYEVSSSAGSGRFTRGSFNGYVFNDVFDVLPAFTNVSIKQENNTLGLQPSDVTFTENKIYINVESLSFSPSKTFELDIDVAKNDPPSIPSLDNFIGAEIELEIFSPNLQNPITDPLEVIVSDEVEVLSRNFVTRSNIVKHSIDISSDSIFYEVSPSAGSGRFTRGSFNGYVFNDVSDVLPAFTNVTINQENNTLGLQPSDVTFTENKIYINVEGLSFSPGKTFELDIDFADDSPRSITPSPNFIGAEIEMAIFSPSRNSPPLETSIATVNNNVEFIRATTDSDPTDGFYEGGYNVEISESSILYTAAPVPGQISSNPRFTSREFNGYVFTDISDTLPAIENVTIDWSETTFGLSTSDVTFTENSIAINFEGLSYTGGDTVKLDVTFASEEDAYEENDNLLGAYDLSNNAKTWLSDLSGKGIARDEDWYKLAVSSNNQRLIVDLEFTHTGGDLNLSLYDENANFILGSSSLTDNEQIDTVLAESGTYYLKVDPVGIPNEANTYDLRWNV is encoded by the coding sequence ATGATTGCGGACGACAATTCCTCGAAAACCTCACCCTCTTCCTGGGATTACTTGAAGCTGATGAGTGTCAATGCTCCTGTATCTGTCGCTAAATGTAATTTAGATAACACTATCACTGCGAAATCTTTGACCTGGGTGAAGCGATCGCTAGGGTCAAAAATTTTGGTGGTAATTGCGCCAGATGTGGAGTCGCCGGAGTTTTTAGCTAATGGTGTGATTGATGGAGCAGATTCTCTTATTTTGCGATCCGATACGGATGGTGTCAGGCAGATTACCCTAGCCTTGGCTGCTGGGTGTTACCGGAGTTTGCATGTAATTTCGCACGGGTCGCCAGGGCGAGTGTATTTACCACAGACGGTTTTGTGCGTAGAGACTTTGGATCGATATAGAGGAGAGTTGTTGGAGTGGGGGGTTGATGAAGTTGCGTTGTATGGGTGTCGAGTTGGAGCTTATGAAGCAGGCCAGTTATTGCTTAACCAACTTTACAAAACCACTCGTTATAAATTGAAAGCTTCCTCAAAAGATGTTGGTTGTTGTTCACACTCATGGAAATTAGAGGGGATAAAGTCCGAGGAAAAGAACTGGAACAATAATTTGTATCCTATTAAAGTGAGTATTCTCGAATCTTACGGAGCAATATTAGGAACAATTAGGCCAGCAAGTAATAGTGAACTTATTTCAAATTTAGATCCTAATATCTTTCCCTACATAAGGGCAGAACAAACAGAGTTTAACGAAAAACTATATTACCCTGGATTTGATGTTGAGTATGGATGGGAGATGTGGGTCTATGATGGCGTTAATGCTCCTCAAATGGTCAAGGATATCTTTAAAGGAAATTTTCGTACTGGCACGGCTTACTCTTCTAAGCCTAGAGGCTTAGTTGTTCATAATGAATATCTATATTTTTTAGCTGCAGATCACTATTCATATAATCAGTTATGGAGACTAAGTAGTGGTGATAATATAACTTCTATATATGACTTTGATTATCCTCGTAATTCACTTGAAACAACCCAAGGATATGGCGCTCTCGGGTCAAGTTTTACAACGATACTTTCATATAACGGCAACTTATATTTTGAAGCTTTTGATGGTAAAGATGTCCTCGAAGGTGAAGAAAACAGGGGTATTTGGACATATTCTGGTGGGGGCGAACCAACTCTTTTAGCTAGGTATAGAGATGAATCACCCAGAAATGTGAGTAATGGTACGCTTAATGCGTTTTATACCCGCGATGAAAATATAGTTGGATTTAGTGAACATATATACTTTCGTGCTTTCGGACCAGCTAACGGTAACGGAATAGATCTATATCGGTATCACTTAGGTTCAGACCAACCACCAGAACTATTCTTGGATGCTGGCAGTCAACCACCACAGAACTTAACAGTATTCAAAGACAAATTATATTTTGCACATAAAACAGGGACATATGGTAATGAGCTATGGGTTTATGATGGTATTAATCCTCCAGCAATATTGATCGACATTAATAAAGGCTACGGTAATCAAGAATACAAAGATTCAAACCCTCAGTTTCTGACTCTGTTTCAAGATAACCTATATTTTGCTGCCAACACTTTTGAGACTGGTTATGATATGTGGATCTTTGATGGTATAAATGAGCCTCTAAGATTCAATGAGTATGCTCAAACTAATTTGAAATTTACGGCCATGCAAGATATAACAGTTTTCAACAATAAATTATACTTTGTAGCCTCTGATCCGGACATACAGGATAGTTATGGAATATGGTCTTATAATGGTGTAACAGCGCCCCAGCTTGTAGCAAATTTGGGTAATTCAGGAGGGGCCGGAGGGGCAATTGAATTTGTTGTCATCAATGGGACACTTCACTTCTGGGGGGGGAAATCACATGAGCCTGGACAGGCACGATCTGGTTATTCACTATGGGTATTAGACGAAGGAGCCTCCCTGCCTATTATAAATTATAGACCGAATATTCAGGAAATAGTACCGGAAGAAAGCTCATACTCTTTTGAAGATAACCTAATAATCAAAACTTCAAAAGTTTATGATAAAAATGGATATGATGACATTGTTCGCATAGACTTTGAGCTACTTCAATCCTCCTCAGATAGCGACCGAAATAGCTATACTTCCATCGTTCCTGGTATCAATAATGAGAAACTTCCTAGTATCGAAAGCTTTTTACAATTCAATGACGAGCCTAACGTTGCAACATTTGATTACAGTATCGATTTAGGTCAATATACAAGGCCAGATGATAGTGGCCTAAAACTAGAGTCAGGTCAATATCGCCTTAAAGCAGTTGCAGAAGATAAGTCAGGACTGCGAAGTGAAGCTTTTTTTGCTGATTTTACGATTCAAAACGATCCTGAGATTCAATTTGAAATTAACCCTACTTACCATGTGACTCAGGACTTAAAGCTAGAAATGGCAAGGGTATTCGACGAGGATGGTTACTATAACGTTTCTCATATTGAAGTCAAGGTCACTAATGTCTTCAACGAAGTTGTTCATGTTGAAACACTTGGTCGAGGAGATATTTCCAAAGCCAATAGCAATATTTTGGATGACCGTGAAGGTAAGTTTGACGTCACTATTGATCTGGATGACTTTAAGCATGGCCAACATACTATTTTAGTTACTGCCTATGATGAACAAAATGGTAGCAGCAGTAGCGAAAAAACGTTTACTGTCAATAATTTAGGGCTAGATCGCTGGTGGGCTACAGCTGGTGCCGATAAAGTACTACCCGTTACCTGGACAACAGTTGTTAAAGAAACAGGTGACTATGAGCTAGATTTAGACTTCAAGGCTAACTTCGGTGATGAAGAATGGGATTTCTTTTTTAGTGATAATCTTTTAGCTCCAGATGACCCACGCAGTAAAGTCACCATTAAAAGCTTAGATAGTTCTTTTACACGAGAAGTTTTTGGTGAAAAACCATCCTTAGCAGGCGAAGATTTTTTTGCTCGCCTTGGCACCCTAGAAGCAGGTACCTATGAAATCACGTTTAATGCTAAAGTACCTAGTATCCCTGTCATTGAAGAACTCGTCCTTGAACTGGATGGCTCAGGTAGGAGTAACGATCAAACCCTCAGCACCTTATTTGTGGCTGATCATCCAGCACCAAATCTGAGAAAAGATGAAGTTCAAGAAATTCATAATTTAATTAAAAACTATGCCCCAGTTTTAGCGTTTGAATCTGGAAGATTACCGGCTGGTGGAGGTAAAGAAAAACATGCGTTAACCTTAGATGTAACCAATTATGCATTACCTGAAGATGCCAATCATCCCGCTTATAGTAGCTATTGGGAACAAAGAGTAGAACACGATGATCCCAATATTGAAGGATTTGTTCCTGGGGGTAGTCGTAATTCGGTTGTCAATCTTATTGATTATAAAAGTGGTACTCAAAGGTCAGCAAGTGAAGGCAAAATATATGCTGCGCCACTGATTAAAGATCCTAACAATCCTACTGAACTAGCTGTCAACTATTACTTCCATTATGGAAGAAGTAATTGGGCTGATCATAATGGCAACAATACCCACCAGGGCGATTGGGAGGGGATTACACTTTACTTCAAACGTCAAGAAGTAAATAGAACATTACAGTGGGTGCCTGACAGGGCAAGTTTTGCACAGCATATAAGATTGCGAGGTCTTTCAGATGGTGGTGATACATATCGTTGGGATTTTCTGAATAAATACCCTGCTTCAACGCGTCCAGTCGTTTATGTTGGACTTGGTGGACACGCTAGTTATGGCTATAGTGGTAAGAAAGATGACGCTTTTTGGGCTACTGAGTGGCATCGGGGTGGTGGAGTAGTTAAAGTTCCTGAAATAGAAGTACTGCCAAGAGTTGGTCACTACACTCCAGGAATTGATACAGAATTTCCAGACTGGTTACTATTTCCAGGTAAATGGGGACAAATCGATGAAGGACAAGAGTTTGTAGATCTAGAGATAACAAGTAGTGGTGATGATGGGCCAGATGGACCTGTCTTTCAGGATCAAGGCTTTGGTCGTGGAGAAAGGTGGTTTGATCCATGGGAATGGTCGAGTGGCTTCAACCTGCCGCTGATTGCTGCTGATGACGAGTTAACAGAATCTTCCGCTAGCAAAATTCAATTAAATCTATTAGAAAACGATAACTACAGCAATATAACAATTAAACAAGCAGGACAATCGATCACTCGACCACCCTATATATATATTACTGAAGATCCACAGCATGGAGATATCTCAGTCGAACTTGTCAACGGACAGCATAAAGTCTTCTACATCCCCCATGGCGATTATCTTGGACAAGACTCCTTTTCTTACCGCTTGATTGATCCAGGGAAAGATCCCGAGTTTCGTAACTACACATCGATCCTGTCAACTTTTTCGGCTGGTGTTACGAGAGCTCCACTATTAAGAACGGCTGCCAAATTTTTTGACCCATTCGCTTCATTCTTAGATTTAGGAACTATTGCAGCAACCTATGAGACTTCAGAAATAGCAACGGTAACAGTTAACTTAAACAACCTGACATTAAAAGGTGACGTAAAGGATAACGTCATACAAAATTATGGAAACAGTGGTGCTGATATTATCAGAGGTAATGACCAAAATAATGACCTTAAAGGTTTTGGTGGTGATGACACGTTAGAAGGAGGAGCTGGTAACGACACCCTAGATGGTGGTTTTGGGTTTGATCTCCTTGATGGCGGTGATGGCAATGACACCACCACCTACGCATTTTATAGCGGTAGGATCAAAGCTAATCTTCAGACAGGAGTTGTTGAATTTCCTGGTAATTCTAATCGAACTGATACACTTGTCAATATTGAAAATGTCGATGGGGCTTTAGACAATGACATTTTAACTGGTAATAATCTCAACAACACCCTCAATGGACTGTTGGGCAATGACACATTGAATGGAGCTGCTGGCGACGACACCCTAGATGGTGGAGCTGGCAATGATAGTCTTGATGGTGGTACTGGCGCTGACAAAATGGTTGGTGGTACAGGTAATGATACTTATTATATCGATAATGTAAATGATCAAATTGTCGAAAATTCCAATGAAGGTGTTGACACAGTTATCTCCTCCATTAACTACACCCTTGATAGCACTGGCGCTTTAAACAAGTTAACCTTAATAAGCAATGCTATTCAAGGTTACGGTAATGGAATATCAAATACCATTACAGGTAATGATCAAAACAATGACCTAAAAGGTTTTGCAGGAGCAGATACCCTTAAAGGCGGTGCTGGAGATGATACTATAGAGCCTGGCACAGGGATAGATGAAATTACCCTCGGATCTGGAGTAGATGAAATTCGTGGAACACTTCAGGAGCTCAATGGTGATTTTGTCGAAGACTTTACGAGTAGTGACAAAATTATTGTGCTAGGAGAAGCTTTTTCTAGCTTAGATGTTACTAATGCGGGGAATAATGTTAGTCAACTCACTTTTGGAAGTGCATCAATAGATCTCAGAGGAGAATTTACAGCAGATGATTTTTCTGTTGTTACTTCTGGAACAGGAGATAATGTATCAACCACAATTTCAATGGTCTATTCTCCAGTATTCCCCATTGGTGCAGAAATAGAGCTGCAAATCTTTTCTCCTAACTTGCAAAATCCAATCAGTGATCCTCTTCAGGTAACTGTGAGTGATGACGTTGAAGTGCTTTCTAGCAACATTGTAAGCCGAGGCAACAGCAGGATCGTTAAGCATAGCTTCGATATTAGCTCAGACTCGATATTTTACGAGGTCAGCTCATCGGCAGGGTCCGGTCGTTTTACCAGAGGTAGTTTTAATGGCTATGTCTTTAATGATGTATTTGATGTGCTGCCTGCTTTTACAAACGTTAGCATTAAACAGGAAAATAATACCCTGGGGTTACAGCCCTCTGATGTCACGTTCACAGAAAACAAAATTTATATCAATGTTGAAAGCCTATCCTTCTCACCTAGCAAAACCTTCGAGCTAGATATTGATGTCGCCAAGAATGACCCTCCGTCAATCCCTTCCTTGGATAACTTTATTGGTGCAGAAATAGAGCTGGAAATCTTTTCTCCTAACTTGCAAAATCCAATCACTGATCCTCTTGAGGTAATTGTGAGTGATGAAGTTGAAGTGCTCTCTAGGAACTTTGTAACCCGAAGCAACATTGTTAAGCATAGCATCGATATTAGCTCAGACTCGATATTTTACGAGGTCAGCCCATCGGCAGGCTCCGGTCGTTTTACCAGAGGTAGTTTCAATGGCTATGTCTTTAATGATGTATCTGATGTGCTGCCTGCTTTTACAAACGTTACCATTAATCAGGAAAATAATACCCTTGGGTTACAGCCCTCCGATGTCACCTTCACAGAAAACAAAATTTATATCAATGTTGAAGGTCTATCCTTCTCTCCTGGTAAAACCTTCGAGCTAGATATTGACTTCGCAGATGATAGCCCTCGGTCAATTACTCCCTCGCCCAACTTTATTGGTGCAGAAATAGAGATGGCAATTTTTAGCCCATCACGGAATTCTCCTCCATTAGAAACTAGCATTGCTACCGTAAACAACAATGTAGAATTTATTCGCGCTACCACCGATTCCGATCCAACAGATGGCTTCTATGAAGGAGGTTACAACGTAGAGATTTCAGAAAGTTCAATACTTTACACTGCTGCTCCAGTTCCAGGCCAAATTAGTAGCAATCCTCGTTTTACAAGTAGAGAATTTAATGGCTATGTTTTCACTGATATATCTGATACACTTCCCGCTATAGAGAATGTTACTATCGATTGGTCAGAAACTACATTCGGGTTATCAACATCTGATGTTACCTTCACCGAAAATTCCATTGCTATCAACTTTGAAGGATTATCTTATACAGGTGGCGATACTGTAAAATTAGATGTAACGTTTGCTAGCGAAGAGGATGCTTACGAAGAAAACGATAACCTCTTGGGAGCCTATGACCTGAGCAACAATGCCAAAACCTGGCTGTCAGATCTATCAGGAAAAGGTATCGCCAGAGATGAAGATTGGTATAAACTCGCTGTTAGTTCCAACAATCAAAGACTGATCGTTGACCTCGAATTTACCCACACAGGTGGAGACCTTAACCTGAGCCTGTACGATGAAAATGCTAACTTTATTCTAGGCTCATCTTCACTTACAGATAATGAACAAATCGATACCGTTCTAGCTGAATCAGGAACCTATTATCTCAAAGTTGACCCAGTTGGGATACCCAATGAAGCGAATACTTATGATCTTCGTTGGAACGTATAA
- a CDS encoding zinc ribbon domain-containing protein has protein sequence MPKKVGMTKKISTQIVPVVGMTESVELELLSTMKKLGIVRSESYNKLGSISHWELDWKKAYPKVRSFRTPESLGLPSKLMEWTVSDVAKAITAQQAACTEAVIKKVYKRFPGKDNQNERKELCKQLKTLAFLDTPLLHRLVRKEFQRGHSWGKNQIVYQQVGYKCKKLSRNTYQLELAGLTRGKRNRIVVRSNRKIKGQIRLIYNQLLPRFEIHFLVYHGTVEIPSERRSLGVDKGYTEAFYDSEGQAHGKELGEVTTQKQKRICAKNRNRGKLWALHRKLEKIDPAKSARILENNLTRKTENRRYRKNQSELTAIIGAASKSLFNGESLKVFAEDLTQPIRNKRQSKAVSRKLNSWMKGVMRDSLQKWADWTGSVVTEVQPSYTSQIDSRNGTLLGKRTGDNFTGFDGVVLQADCNAALNILARGTDKEITRYMNKTEVQAVLLRRTARFLKGMGLSLLDAVELGWLDCKHTLAKAFKQLLNGI, from the coding sequence ATGCCCAAAAAAGTAGGAATGACCAAGAAAATATCAACCCAGATTGTCCCTGTAGTAGGGATGACTGAGTCGGTTGAACTTGAGTTGTTGTCCACGATGAAGAAATTGGGCATTGTCAGGTCTGAATCCTACAACAAGCTAGGCAGCATAAGTCATTGGGAACTTGATTGGAAAAAAGCTTACCCAAAAGTTAGGAGTTTTAGGACTCCTGAATCCTTGGGACTACCTTCCAAATTGATGGAATGGACTGTAAGCGATGTAGCCAAAGCCATTACGGCTCAGCAGGCAGCTTGCACCGAAGCGGTAATTAAAAAGGTTTACAAAAGGTTTCCTGGAAAAGATAACCAGAACGAACGGAAGGAACTTTGCAAACAACTTAAGACTTTAGCCTTTCTGGACACGCCACTTCTCCACAGACTTGTTAGGAAGGAGTTTCAGCGGGGACATTCTTGGGGTAAAAACCAGATAGTTTATCAACAAGTAGGTTATAAGTGTAAAAAGCTTTCCCGTAATACTTACCAGTTAGAACTAGCTGGACTCACTAGAGGGAAAAGGAACAGGATAGTTGTTAGGTCTAATCGTAAAATAAAAGGCCAGATCAGACTGATATATAACCAACTTTTGCCAAGATTTGAGATTCACTTTCTAGTATATCATGGAACTGTAGAAATTCCATCTGAACGTCGGAGTCTAGGAGTAGACAAGGGTTACACTGAGGCTTTCTATGACTCAGAGGGGCAAGCTCACGGAAAAGAACTAGGGGAAGTAACCACCCAGAAACAGAAACGAATATGTGCAAAAAACCGAAACAGAGGGAAGCTTTGGGCACTTCATAGAAAACTAGAAAAAATCGACCCGGCCAAATCAGCTCGAATATTAGAAAATAATCTGACCAGAAAAACCGAAAATCGCCGCTACAGAAAAAATCAATCAGAACTGACGGCGATAATAGGAGCAGCCTCTAAGTCTCTTTTTAATGGGGAATCTTTAAAGGTTTTTGCGGAAGATTTAACACAACCGATCCGAAATAAGCGTCAGTCTAAGGCCGTGTCCCGCAAACTCAATAGTTGGATGAAAGGAGTTATGCGGGATTCTTTGCAGAAATGGGCTGATTGGACTGGCTCGGTTGTCACAGAAGTTCAACCTAGTTACACGTCGCAAATTGACTCTAGGAATGGAACCCTGTTGGGGAAAAGGACTGGGGACAATTTTACCGGATTTGATGGGGTCGTGTTACAGGCTGATTGCAATGCTGCATTGAACATCCTTGCTCGCGGTACCGACAAGGAAATAACTCGGTACATGAATAAAACCGAGGTTCAAGCAGTGTTGTTGCGTCGTACCGCGCGTTTCTTGAAAGGGATGGGGCTTAGCCTGCTAGATGCAGTCGAGCTTGGTTGGCTTGATTGTAAGCATACCTTGGCTAAGGCTTTCAAGCAACTCCTCAACGGGATTTGA
- a CDS encoding N-acetylmuramoyl-L-alanine amidase, producing MSFTASVISAKEWGAKPPKQWPDTTRPRYIIIHHTATPNAPNDLSKGTLWGSRSLARSIQKSHMDGFGWDDSGHNFLNTTGGHLLEGRQGSLSAIKKGRSVSSAHAGSTLGNQSPGIENEGTFISYRMNAKQWKSLVDLCVSICNTTKISPDNIKGHRDFSPTQCPGDWLYSQLPRLRREVRQRLDSSVEDYLREGDTGLKVKELQQSLQTQGFSPGPVDGIFGPATTKAVISFQKFEGIDANGLVGSKTWEALKSSSKPSEESPSEPGNKKREPVLLLNTYKYYRGLPHQKQAVEWLEKQLPKEVLEEFSERWRNDQPSSAYLPLIKGAVGSEVEELQQLLQTQGFYSGSTDGDFGSQTKSAVIAYQKAKGLYADGIVGSITWSTLNLE from the coding sequence ATGTCTTTCACTGCTAGTGTCATTTCAGCAAAAGAATGGGGAGCTAAACCCCCAAAACAATGGCCAGATACCACTAGACCACGATATATTATTATTCACCATACTGCTACTCCCAATGCCCCGAATGATCTATCCAAAGGAACCTTATGGGGCTCCAGAAGTTTGGCTAGGAGTATTCAAAAATCCCACATGGATGGGTTTGGCTGGGATGACTCAGGTCACAACTTTTTGAATACCACGGGTGGACATTTACTCGAAGGTAGACAGGGTTCCTTATCAGCGATTAAAAAAGGACGTTCTGTCAGCTCTGCTCATGCTGGTAGTACTCTAGGTAACCAGTCACCTGGAATTGAAAATGAAGGCACCTTTATCAGCTACCGGATGAATGCCAAACAATGGAAAAGTTTGGTAGATTTATGTGTTTCGATTTGCAATACTACCAAGATTAGCCCAGACAATATTAAAGGGCATCGAGACTTTTCACCAACCCAATGCCCTGGAGACTGGTTATACAGTCAATTGCCTCGGTTGCGGCGAGAAGTTCGTCAGCGCCTTGACTCCTCAGTTGAAGACTATCTCAGAGAAGGAGACACTGGTCTGAAAGTCAAAGAGCTACAGCAATCCCTCCAAACTCAAGGGTTTAGTCCCGGTCCAGTTGATGGCATTTTTGGTCCTGCTACTACCAAAGCAGTGATTTCCTTTCAGAAGTTTGAAGGAATAGATGCCAATGGATTAGTGGGTTCAAAGACCTGGGAAGCACTGAAAAGTTCTTCTAAACCATCAGAGGAATCTCCTTCGGAACCAGGTAACAAGAAGCGGGAGCCTGTGCTGCTCCTTAACACCTACAAGTATTATCGTGGCTTACCTCACCAAAAACAAGCGGTTGAGTGGCTAGAAAAACAACTACCAAAAGAAGTCTTGGAAGAGTTTTCAGAAAGATGGCGTAACGATCAACCCTCATCGGCCTATCTTCCTTTAATTAAAGGAGCAGTTGGATCAGAAGTAGAGGAACTACAGCAGCTGCTCCAAACCCAAGGATTTTATTCTGGTTCAACCGATGGGGATTTTGGCTCTCAGACAAAATCTGCTGTGATTGCTTATCAGAAAGCGAAAGGATTATATGCTGATGGGATTGTAGGTTCTATAACTTGGTCTACTTTGAATTTGGAATAA
- a CDS encoding DUF427 domain-containing protein: MSYAAWYYPSTKEKAKPIEGYLAFRGGVRVEL; the protein is encoded by the coding sequence ATAAGCTATGCAGCCTGGTATTACCCGAGCACCAAGGAGAAGGCGAAACCCATTGAAGGGTATCTTGCTTTCCGGGGCGGGGTGAGAGTTGAGCTGTAG
- a CDS encoding zinc-dependent alcohol dehydrogenase family protein: protein MKAIVMNAPGTPEVLQLQDVPAPTIKNDTEILVRLHAAGVNPIDTKLRRRGTVYRDQMPAILGCDGAGVVEALGAGVDKFQVGDEVYFCAGGLGLSGTGNYAELAVVDQSLVAHKPKSLSFPEAAAAPLVLITAWESLYDRGRLEAGQKVLIQAGAGGVGHVAIQLAKLKGAEVCTTVSSQEKARLVRQLGADYPILYKQTSFVKAALDWTGGEGVDLAFDTVGGKTFYDTCEVVRIYGDIVTILQLDPAEGNLKTARTHNLRISLEHMLTPALKGLTTAQQHQTEILQQCANWIDDGKLKIHLSQRFPLKDAGAAHNAIEAGSMTGKVALLIP from the coding sequence ATGAAAGCCATTGTAATGAACGCTCCTGGTACACCTGAAGTGCTGCAACTTCAGGATGTACCAGCTCCCACAATTAAAAACGACACAGAAATCCTGGTGCGTCTTCACGCTGCTGGTGTTAATCCCATTGACACCAAACTGCGGCGTAGAGGCACCGTTTACCGTGACCAAATGCCAGCTATCCTAGGCTGCGATGGTGCTGGTGTGGTAGAAGCCCTTGGTGCTGGTGTCGATAAATTCCAGGTTGGTGATGAAGTGTATTTCTGTGCTGGGGGATTAGGATTATCTGGTACAGGTAACTATGCCGAACTAGCTGTTGTTGATCAGTCCTTAGTTGCCCACAAGCCTAAATCCCTCTCTTTCCCTGAAGCAGCAGCAGCTCCTCTAGTACTCATCACTGCCTGGGAATCATTGTATGACCGAGGACGGTTGGAAGCAGGACAAAAGGTGCTGATTCAGGCCGGTGCTGGTGGTGTTGGTCACGTTGCTATTCAGCTAGCTAAGCTCAAAGGTGCTGAGGTTTGTACTACTGTCAGTTCTCAAGAAAAAGCTAGATTAGTGCGTCAGTTAGGTGCTGACTATCCTATCCTTTACAAACAAACTAGCTTTGTCAAAGCTGCCTTGGATTGGACTGGGGGAGAGGGAGTAGATTTGGCGTTCGATACTGTGGGTGGTAAAACCTTTTATGACACCTGTGAAGTAGTGCGGATATATGGCGATATTGTAACTATCCTCCAACTAGACCCAGCCGAAGGTAATTTGAAGACAGCGCGGACGCATAATTTGCGCATCAGTCTAGAACACATGCTCACCCCAGCTTTGAAAGGACTCACTACAGCTCAACAGCACCAAACCGAGATTCTCCAGCAGTGTGCTAATTGGATTGATGACGGTAAACTGAAAATTCACCTAAGCCAACGGTTCCCCCTCAAAGACGCTGGTGCTGCTCACAACGCTATCGAAGCTGGTTCCATGACAGGTAAGGTTGCACTACTTATCCCATAA